The Chloroherpetonaceae bacterium genome includes a window with the following:
- a CDS encoding prolyl oligopeptidase family serine peptidase, which yields MQATILRLRLALTLLALLTMSQSTFAQGSTGYKMPPKAIADLVDAPPTPAVSLSPNRTLMLILERPSLPPISELAAPEYRLAGLRINPRTNGPSRASYFTKLVLRSIDKPEERVISGLPSEARITNVRWSPNGAYLAFTLTRSNSIELWLANVATASAKKLINAPLNDAFGPAFVWLPDSKGLIVKLISDKRGKEPLAPAVPTGPVIQETSGKTAAAPTFQDLLKNAHDEALFEYFLASKLAQVSLSGALKPIAKEGLIATFQPSPNGKYLLVETLHRPFSYLVPAARFPKKIEVLDLTGKLVKEIADLPLAEDIPLGRDAARKGVRNCQWRPDAPATLYWVEAQDNGDPKVKAEVRDKLFVLAEPFTDAPKEIAALTYRFQSALWSETHFALISETWWSTRKIRTWKLMPDVKDAQPDLLFDRSFEDRYSDPGEPVMKMLPNGFSVLHLADGGNALLMIGEGASPEGDKPFLDKFNLTTKKAERLWQSAAPYYEYPIDVLDEASQRIVTSRESQTDPPNYFVRNLSDNTLTALTNFPHPAPALAKVQKELIKYKREDGVELSATLYTPEGWTPEKGPLPMLMWAYPREFKSAQAASQVVGSPYRFTRINWGSPLFWLTQGYAILDGPTMPIVGEGGKEPNDTYIPQLVASAKAAVEEVVRRGVADRRRIAIGGHSYGAFMTANLLAHSDLFRAGIARSGAYNRTLTPFGFQNEERTLWQAPETYIAMSPFMHADKINEPILLIHGEADNNQGTFPIQTERFFNALKGLGKTARMVLLPHESHGYQARESVMHMLYEMHEWLEKYVKNADTKTSQLD from the coding sequence ATGCAAGCAACTATTTTACGGCTGCGCCTTGCGCTCACACTACTTGCCTTGCTAACTATGAGCCAATCTACTTTCGCACAAGGTAGCACTGGCTATAAGATGCCACCGAAGGCGATTGCCGATTTGGTAGATGCGCCGCCTACGCCTGCTGTCAGCCTTTCGCCCAATCGCACCTTGATGCTTATTCTGGAACGGCCGAGCCTGCCGCCGATTTCGGAGTTAGCGGCACCTGAGTATCGTCTTGCTGGCTTGCGTATCAATCCGCGCACCAACGGTCCAAGCCGAGCCAGTTACTTTACTAAACTGGTGCTTCGGTCAATTGATAAACCAGAGGAACGTGTGATTTCAGGCTTGCCCAGTGAGGCACGTATTACGAATGTGCGTTGGTCGCCAAATGGGGCTTACCTTGCTTTTACCCTTACGCGCTCCAACAGCATTGAGCTTTGGTTAGCTAATGTAGCTACGGCCAGTGCAAAGAAACTGATTAATGCACCTCTGAATGATGCATTCGGTCCAGCATTTGTGTGGTTGCCCGACAGCAAAGGCTTGATTGTTAAACTTATCTCCGACAAGCGTGGTAAAGAGCCTCTGGCGCCTGCCGTGCCAACTGGTCCTGTTATTCAAGAAACTTCGGGCAAGACAGCTGCTGCACCAACCTTTCAAGACCTTCTGAAAAACGCTCACGATGAGGCACTCTTTGAGTATTTCCTTGCGTCCAAGTTAGCGCAAGTCTCGCTGTCTGGCGCGCTCAAACCGATTGCCAAAGAAGGTTTAATTGCCACTTTTCAGCCTTCGCCAAATGGGAAGTATCTCTTGGTGGAAACGCTGCACCGACCCTTTTCATACCTTGTGCCCGCCGCCCGTTTTCCGAAGAAAATTGAAGTTCTGGACTTGACTGGCAAATTGGTTAAGGAAATTGCTGACTTACCGCTTGCTGAAGATATTCCGCTTGGGCGTGATGCAGCACGCAAAGGTGTCCGGAATTGTCAGTGGCGTCCCGATGCCCCAGCCACGCTTTACTGGGTCGAAGCTCAGGATAATGGCGACCCGAAGGTCAAAGCTGAGGTGCGTGATAAGCTCTTTGTTTTAGCCGAGCCGTTTACAGATGCACCGAAGGAAATTGCAGCCTTAACCTATCGCTTTCAAAGCGCACTCTGGAGCGAGACGCACTTTGCGCTCATCAGCGAAACTTGGTGGTCGACACGCAAAATCCGCACTTGGAAACTTATGCCTGATGTCAAAGATGCTCAGCCTGATTTGCTTTTTGACCGCTCCTTTGAAGACCGATACAGTGACCCAGGCGAGCCAGTGATGAAAATGCTCCCAAACGGTTTTTCAGTCCTACATCTTGCTGATGGCGGCAATGCGCTCCTGATGATTGGCGAAGGTGCCTCCCCTGAGGGCGACAAGCCTTTTCTGGATAAGTTTAATCTCACCACAAAGAAAGCAGAGCGTCTCTGGCAGTCAGCTGCGCCCTACTACGAATATCCAATTGACGTGCTGGATGAAGCCAGCCAGCGCATCGTAACCAGCCGTGAGTCGCAAACAGACCCACCAAATTACTTTGTGCGAAACCTATCTGATAACACGCTGACCGCGCTGACGAATTTTCCGCATCCTGCACCCGCTCTGGCAAAAGTTCAGAAGGAACTCATCAAATACAAGCGCGAAGATGGCGTGGAGCTTTCTGCGACGCTTTATACCCCTGAAGGTTGGACACCAGAGAAAGGTCCTCTGCCGATGCTGATGTGGGCTTATCCGCGCGAGTTCAAGAGTGCACAGGCAGCCAGTCAAGTTGTCGGCTCTCCATATCGCTTTACGCGTATCAACTGGGGGTCGCCACTTTTTTGGCTCACGCAAGGCTACGCAATTTTGGACGGCCCAACTATGCCAATCGTCGGTGAGGGTGGCAAGGAGCCTAACGACACATACATTCCTCAGTTGGTTGCAAGTGCCAAAGCCGCTGTGGAGGAAGTCGTGCGGCGCGGCGTAGCTGACCGCCGTCGGATTGCGATTGGTGGTCACTCTTACGGCGCGTTTATGACGGCAAACCTCCTTGCACATTCTGACCTATTCCGAGCTGGCATTGCCCGCAGCGGCGCCTACAATCGCACGCTGACCCCCTTCGGCTTCCAGAACGAAGAACGCACGCTTTGGCAAGCCCCTGAAACCTACATTGCCATGTCACCTTTTATGCATGCCGATAAAATCAATGAACCCATTTTGCTCATTCACGGCGAAGCTGACAACAATCAAGGCACCTTCCCGATTCAAACCGAGCGGTTCTTCAATGCGCTTAAAGGGCTTGGTAAGACTGCCCGAATGGTGCTTCTGCCGCATGAATCACACGGCTACCAAGCCCGTGAATCCGTGATGCACATGCTGTATGAAATGCATGAGTGGCTCGAAAAGTATGTTAAGAACGCTGACACCAAAACTTCACAGCTGGATTAA
- the proC gene encoding pyrroline-5-carboxylate reductase has protein sequence MLSEKTLGIIGTGKLGEAIALGLLQNGILRRDALLCSVKHPSSLERVRSKLCVEAVLDNRWVAQKSDIILLAVKPQNVSSVCAEICDVLQPSQLLISVAASVTTAYIEAHLHKPIPVVRAMPNTPAVVGAAMTALCKGQFADAMHLDMAKTLFRAVGEVVELDEALFDGVTALSASGPAYIYVVIESLAEAGVKLGIPRDISTFLAAQTMLGAAKLALETKQHPALLKDSVTTPAGCTIDGLLELEEGGLRVTLIKAVVRAAERACELVKK, from the coding sequence ATGCTCTCTGAGAAAACCTTAGGCATTATCGGCACAGGTAAGTTAGGTGAAGCGATTGCCTTAGGCTTACTGCAAAATGGGATTTTGAGGCGCGATGCATTGCTTTGCAGCGTTAAGCATCCGTCTTCGCTCGAGCGTGTGCGCTCTAAGCTCTGTGTTGAAGCGGTTTTGGACAATCGTTGGGTTGCGCAGAAGTCCGACATCATTTTGCTTGCGGTGAAACCGCAGAACGTGTCCAGCGTCTGTGCTGAAATTTGCGACGTGCTTCAGCCCTCGCAACTTCTTATCAGTGTTGCGGCTTCTGTTACGACTGCTTACATTGAGGCGCATTTGCACAAGCCCATTCCAGTGGTGCGGGCGATGCCAAACACCCCTGCGGTTGTTGGAGCTGCAATGACGGCGCTTTGCAAAGGTCAATTTGCCGACGCAATGCACCTTGACATGGCAAAAACGCTTTTTCGTGCCGTGGGCGAAGTGGTCGAGCTTGATGAAGCGCTCTTTGACGGTGTAACGGCTCTTTCCGCCAGCGGACCTGCTTACATTTATGTTGTGATTGAATCACTTGCGGAAGCGGGCGTCAAGCTCGGGATTCCAAGAGATATTAGCACCTTTTTAGCAGCGCAAACAATGTTAGGCGCAGCCAAGCTGGCACTGGAAACGAAACAGCACCCTGCACTGCTTAAAGATAGCGTTACCACGCCTGCGGGTTGCACGATTGATGGGCTTTTGGAACTTGAAGAAGGCGGCCTGCGTGTCACGCTTATCAAAGCAGTGGTGCGTGCTGCAGAACGCGCCTGCGAACTTGTTAAGAAATAA
- a CDS encoding aspartate-semialdehyde dehydrogenase produces MHRYTVAVLGATGLVGRTMLACLAERHFPVQKIVPLASERSAGQVIEFQSQSYTVQVPSAAAFADVDIALFSAGAAASKVWAPVAAAQGAIVIDNSSAFRMEHEVPLVVPEVNPETIFQNGRPAPIIANPNCSTIQMVVVLKPLHDRYKIRRVVVSTYQSVTGKGKKGLEALESELAGVKPAQHVHFHPIAFNVVPQIDEFVEDGYTKEEMKMIHETKKIMGDASIQVSPTAVRVPVYGGHSEAVNIEFEQEFDLEEVRSILSSAPGVVLKDNPQQRLYPMPIDCYGRDEVFVGRVRRDLSQPKSLNLWIVADNLRKGAATNAVQIAERLVGHLVPKQLDLMRS; encoded by the coding sequence ATGCATCGCTATACCGTTGCGGTCTTAGGTGCAACCGGTCTGGTCGGTCGCACCATGCTGGCTTGCTTGGCAGAGCGGCATTTTCCTGTGCAGAAAATCGTGCCTCTTGCCAGTGAGCGCTCTGCAGGCCAGGTAATTGAGTTTCAAAGTCAATCCTACACGGTGCAAGTGCCCTCTGCAGCCGCTTTTGCTGACGTGGACATTGCGCTGTTCTCAGCTGGTGCTGCTGCCAGTAAGGTTTGGGCACCCGTTGCGGCTGCGCAAGGTGCAATTGTAATTGATAACTCCTCTGCTTTCCGAATGGAGCATGAGGTGCCGCTTGTTGTGCCAGAAGTTAATCCTGAGACCATCTTTCAAAATGGACGCCCTGCACCGATTATCGCCAATCCGAATTGTTCAACTATCCAGATGGTCGTGGTCTTAAAACCTTTGCACGACCGCTATAAGATTCGTCGTGTAGTGGTCTCTACTTATCAGTCGGTAACTGGCAAGGGTAAAAAAGGTCTGGAGGCTTTAGAGTCGGAGTTGGCAGGTGTCAAACCTGCACAGCACGTGCACTTTCATCCGATTGCATTTAATGTAGTGCCACAAATTGATGAGTTTGTCGAAGATGGCTACACGAAAGAGGAAATGAAAATGATACACGAGACGAAAAAAATTATGGGAGACGCCTCGATTCAAGTCTCGCCCACAGCAGTGCGCGTGCCTGTTTATGGTGGACACAGTGAAGCAGTGAATATTGAGTTTGAGCAAGAATTTGACCTCGAGGAAGTGCGCTCGATTTTATCGTCTGCACCGGGTGTGGTGCTCAAAGACAACCCGCAACAGCGGCTTTACCCTATGCCAATTGATTGTTACGGGCGTGACGAAGTCTTCGTAGGCCGAGTGCGGCGCGACCTATCGCAGCCAAAGAGCTTGAACTTATGGATTGTCGCTGACAACCTTCGCAAAGGTGCTGCTACCAATGCTGTGCAGATCGCTGAGCGCCTCGTTGGTCATCTGGTACCCAAGCAGTTAGATTTGATGCGAAGTTAA
- a CDS encoding RNA polymerase sigma factor, with translation MAKHELSISEMDLIQAAQAGNLRAFERLVERYDERVLALVWRYTASEEDAKDLYQEIFLRVYRGLPQFEGRSEFSTWLYQIVTNVCLSYRTQQQRLSQEQDVLKSEDALNGYAVSPSPMLALQVEEALMSLSPHQKMAFLLKHYEGYSIKEIAKMMNCAEGTVKKHLYEAVTRLQRVLRDLSV, from the coding sequence ATGGCGAAGCACGAACTGTCGATTTCTGAGATGGATTTGATTCAGGCTGCGCAGGCAGGTAACCTCCGTGCATTTGAACGCCTTGTTGAGCGATACGATGAGCGGGTGCTTGCACTGGTATGGCGATATACCGCCAGCGAGGAAGATGCTAAAGACCTCTACCAAGAAATTTTTCTGCGCGTCTATAGAGGTTTGCCGCAGTTTGAAGGTCGCAGCGAGTTTTCCACTTGGCTATATCAAATCGTTACAAATGTTTGCCTGAGCTACCGTACGCAGCAGCAACGCTTATCTCAGGAACAAGATGTGCTCAAGTCCGAGGACGCCCTCAATGGCTACGCTGTATCGCCCAGTCCTATGCTTGCTTTGCAAGTTGAGGAGGCCTTGATGAGTCTTTCACCCCATCAAAAGATGGCATTTTTGCTCAAACATTATGAAGGTTACTCCATCAAAGAAATCGCTAAGATGATGAACTGTGCCGAAGGCACCGTAAAGAAGCATCTCTATGAGGCTGTTACCCGCTTGCAGCGCGTGCTACGCGATTTATCCGTTTAA
- a CDS encoding VWA domain-containing protein: MRFGYPEHLQWLWALLPLALLLIYGLWARWNALRQFGNFELVQQLAASHSRAQAVWKAIFIWVAAALILVAFAAPQVGTRLKEVKKKGIDIVIALDVSNSMLAEDVKPNRLQKAKYEISRLLDRLGEDRIGLVIFAGEAFLQCPLTTDKNALRLFLEVASTDAIQPQGTNFRDAILESVRAFRGIESGAAASDRSQPRNKVILMFSDGEDHEGNLQAAIDAAQAEQIRIYAVGIGSDNPVPIPVLDAQGRRIDFKRNQAGIVTTAFVPDHLRALATQTGGNFYRIDAQTSGLEPLASELNSLQKAELASREYVDYDDRFQILLSMALVLLIADTLLSERKWTWTRK, translated from the coding sequence ATGCGGTTCGGTTATCCAGAACATCTGCAGTGGCTATGGGCGCTGCTTCCACTGGCGCTGCTTCTTATCTATGGGCTTTGGGCCCGCTGGAACGCACTACGCCAGTTTGGGAACTTTGAATTGGTTCAGCAGCTTGCTGCTTCGCATAGCCGTGCACAAGCTGTTTGGAAAGCCATCTTCATTTGGGTGGCTGCCGCCCTCATTCTTGTTGCATTTGCCGCGCCACAAGTCGGCACGCGCCTCAAAGAGGTCAAGAAGAAAGGCATTGATATTGTCATTGCGCTCGATGTCTCAAACAGTATGTTGGCTGAAGACGTCAAGCCCAATCGATTGCAGAAAGCCAAGTATGAAATCAGTCGCCTGCTCGATAGGCTGGGCGAAGACCGCATCGGGCTGGTTATTTTTGCAGGCGAAGCATTCTTGCAGTGCCCACTAACGACTGACAAGAATGCTCTTCGGCTCTTTTTGGAAGTGGCTTCCACTGATGCTATCCAACCACAGGGCACTAATTTTCGTGATGCGATTCTGGAATCGGTGCGTGCCTTTCGTGGCATTGAGAGCGGTGCCGCTGCAAGTGACAGAAGCCAGCCGCGTAACAAGGTCATCTTGATGTTCAGCGATGGCGAAGACCACGAAGGCAATTTGCAAGCCGCTATTGATGCCGCCCAAGCTGAGCAAATACGCATTTATGCAGTGGGCATTGGCTCGGACAACCCTGTGCCGATTCCTGTGCTCGATGCACAAGGTCGGCGCATTGATTTTAAGCGCAATCAAGCCGGCATTGTTACCACCGCATTCGTGCCTGACCACTTGCGTGCCTTGGCGACCCAAACCGGCGGCAATTTCTATCGCATTGATGCGCAAACCAGTGGTCTTGAGCCGCTTGCTTCTGAACTTAACTCGCTACAAAAAGCGGAACTGGCTTCGCGAGAGTATGTTGACTACGACGACCGCTTTCAAATCTTGCTTTCCATGGCTTTGGTGCTCTTGATTGCCGACACTTTGCTATCGGAACGCAAGTGGACATGGACACGCAAATAG
- a CDS encoding S8 family serine peptidase, with protein sequence MQAIRSLVLSLTLLVVLSLSSCRDQSFSPQLPEEKPTVQKSTVIEGHYIVVFKDFEAAPELTASQKTRLRTPQYAELQAVRNKVDDLAALYGIDRSKIERTYSYALQGFAAELTEAQVEALRKDPRVAYVEPDQEVTLSYTVDDEPKEQAELMNQTTPWGITRVGGAVNAAGLSRWAWVVDSGIQLDHPDLTVNTTFARTFVNEPGGADDRNGHGTHVAGTIAARNNTIGVVGVAAGATVVPVKVFGASGSSSNSIIISGIDYVTANAVAGDVCNMSLGGGASTAVDDAVRRCAARGIRCAVAAGNSSANANNYSPARVNGTNIWTVSAHDVNDRFASFSNYGNPPIDWCAPGVNVNSTWIGSGYRSISGTSMATPHVAGILLVNNGVINERNNINGTRYVIGDPDSSPDRLARR encoded by the coding sequence ATGCAAGCTATTCGCTCACTTGTTCTTTCTTTGACGCTTCTGGTTGTGCTCTCGCTATCGAGTTGCCGCGACCAATCCTTCAGCCCACAGCTGCCCGAAGAAAAACCCACTGTCCAAAAAAGCACTGTCATTGAAGGGCACTATATTGTTGTGTTCAAAGACTTTGAGGCTGCCCCTGAGCTTACAGCCAGTCAAAAAACCCGTCTCCGCACCCCACAGTATGCTGAATTGCAAGCAGTCCGAAACAAGGTTGATGACCTTGCCGCTTTGTATGGCATTGATCGGAGCAAAATCGAGCGCACATATAGCTACGCCCTGCAAGGCTTTGCAGCAGAACTCACAGAGGCACAAGTCGAGGCATTGCGTAAAGACCCAAGAGTCGCATACGTAGAGCCTGACCAAGAAGTGACACTGAGCTACACCGTAGATGATGAACCCAAAGAGCAGGCTGAGCTAATGAATCAGACCACACCTTGGGGGATTACACGTGTCGGCGGTGCCGTCAATGCAGCAGGGCTCTCACGCTGGGCTTGGGTCGTGGACTCAGGCATTCAGCTTGACCACCCGGACTTAACGGTCAATACCACATTTGCGCGCACCTTTGTGAACGAGCCTGGCGGTGCAGATGACCGAAATGGGCATGGTACACACGTAGCAGGCACGATTGCAGCGCGCAACAACACAATTGGCGTCGTAGGTGTAGCGGCAGGAGCAACAGTTGTGCCAGTGAAAGTCTTCGGTGCCAGCGGTAGCTCCAGCAACTCCATTATCATTTCAGGTATTGACTATGTTACTGCAAATGCAGTAGCAGGCGATGTCTGCAATATGAGCTTAGGGGGTGGGGCATCAACAGCTGTAGATGATGCAGTACGCCGCTGTGCCGCAAGAGGCATTCGCTGTGCAGTCGCAGCAGGAAATTCCTCTGCCAATGCTAACAATTATTCACCAGCACGCGTCAATGGCACGAACATCTGGACAGTTTCTGCGCACGATGTCAATGACCGCTTTGCATCGTTTTCTAACTATGGCAACCCACCGATCGATTGGTGCGCACCTGGCGTGAACGTCAATTCTACTTGGATTGGTAGCGGATACCGCTCAATTAGTGGCACATCAATGGCGACGCCGCATGTGGCGGGCATCTTGCTGGTAAACAACGGTGTGATCAATGAGCGTAACAACATCAATGGTACGCGCTACGTCATTGGTGACCCCGATTCCTCGCCTGACCGATTGGCTCGGCGATAA
- a CDS encoding HEAT repeat domain-containing protein, with translation MNPNELNERLILYVLNALSNDEKEEIDALLQQDAVAREQVSTLQTLLARLNTAFATSPPSTLLADARAALKSRLRLEAAPPSFYQRLLFALEAFIPLHAKPASLYQLALTMVLVFILGGLVGYVTFFLSFKLPTLSHSATQGFSKDFAQRALVRTIESLTDSTCRIDFDVLVPQELSGTVHDPRICALLARALAADQPLESRQQAFGILHQTPALLHQPDIRAALIRVVKYDLHTELRHNALNLLLQLPPTAEIGQALLYVLMNDSNAGLRIAAIDALARGIGFSLDALSLSKLRTRLEQDENPYIRTNAGALLEELSEPLSLQ, from the coding sequence ATGAACCCTAATGAGCTCAATGAACGACTGATACTCTACGTGCTGAATGCACTCAGCAACGACGAAAAGGAAGAAATAGATGCCCTTCTTCAGCAAGACGCGGTTGCAAGAGAACAGGTTAGCACACTGCAAACCTTGCTTGCACGCCTTAACACAGCTTTTGCCACTTCACCTCCATCAACACTTTTAGCTGATGCCCGTGCTGCCCTGAAATCCCGTCTTCGTCTTGAAGCAGCTCCACCTTCTTTCTATCAGCGGCTTTTGTTTGCGCTTGAGGCGTTCATACCGCTGCACGCAAAGCCTGCATCACTTTATCAACTGGCACTCACTATGGTGCTGGTGTTTATCTTAGGTGGATTGGTTGGGTATGTTACGTTCTTTCTTTCGTTTAAGCTGCCTACTCTTTCTCACTCTGCCACACAAGGTTTTTCCAAGGACTTTGCACAACGGGCTCTTGTTCGCACCATCGAATCCCTTACCGATAGCACCTGCCGCATTGACTTCGATGTACTTGTGCCACAGGAACTATCTGGCACAGTGCATGACCCTCGCATTTGTGCTTTGTTAGCCCGTGCTTTGGCTGCTGATCAACCGCTGGAGAGTCGCCAGCAAGCCTTTGGTATTTTGCATCAAACACCTGCCCTATTGCATCAGCCTGATATTCGTGCTGCACTGATTCGCGTTGTTAAGTATGACCTGCACACTGAGTTACGGCATAATGCTTTGAACCTTCTGCTCCAGTTGCCGCCCACTGCTGAAATTGGTCAAGCGCTGCTTTATGTATTGATGAACGACTCAAACGCTGGTCTACGCATTGCGGCGATAGACGCACTTGCACGCGGCATTGGCTTCTCGCTTGATGCGCTTTCGCTTTCTAAGTTGCGAACGCGCTTGGAGCAAGATGAGAATCCATACATTCGCACTAATGCAGGTGCATTGCTCGAAGAACTTTCTGAACCTCTTTCTCTCCAATAA
- a CDS encoding tetratricopeptide repeat protein has product MTHQSLILVLAFGLMWHTAQAQFIDIERGNRAYNRGEYDEAKRYYDKVASEKSSLEEKKEALFNQANVEYRKRNYAEAIKQFESLAQNPSLSADLRADAHYNIGNALVQQGRNAPVEERMNLYRQALSAYKEALSLNPKDYDAKTNYEFVRSLLHREEQRQKQREQHRQHQQNDQSDKQKDTPNSDTQPDPHKQDAKPPQGEQKDTAPPPPPQDASGAQDKPQMPKLQNFSPEEAERILDALKDNEKGMLKKYQAKKSAGSVRPEKDW; this is encoded by the coding sequence ATGACGCATCAATCGCTTATCCTCGTGCTTGCTTTCGGGCTTATGTGGCACACGGCACAGGCCCAGTTTATAGATATTGAGCGTGGCAACCGCGCTTACAATCGTGGCGAGTACGATGAAGCCAAACGGTATTACGACAAGGTAGCCTCAGAAAAATCTTCACTGGAAGAGAAGAAAGAAGCGCTGTTCAATCAAGCAAATGTGGAGTATCGGAAACGCAATTATGCTGAAGCCATCAAGCAGTTTGAATCACTGGCTCAGAATCCAAGCCTCAGTGCTGACTTACGCGCTGATGCGCATTACAACATCGGGAACGCTTTGGTGCAACAGGGCAGAAATGCTCCCGTCGAGGAGCGTATGAACCTCTACCGCCAAGCTTTGAGCGCCTACAAAGAAGCTCTCTCGCTCAATCCCAAAGACTATGACGCAAAGACAAACTACGAGTTTGTTCGCTCTCTTTTGCATAGAGAAGAGCAGCGCCAGAAACAGCGCGAGCAACACAGACAACATCAGCAAAATGACCAGAGCGACAAGCAGAAAGACACCCCAAATTCAGACACACAGCCCGACCCTCATAAACAAGATGCGAAGCCTCCACAGGGCGAGCAAAAAGACACCGCACCGCCGCCACCCCCACAAGATGCTTCTGGCGCTCAGGACAAACCGCAAATGCCAAAGTTGCAGAATTTTAGCCCAGAGGAAGCGGAGCGCATCTTAGACGCTTTGAAAGACAACGAAAAAGGAATGCTAAAAAAGTATCAAGCCAAGAAGTCAGCTGGCTCTGTGCGTCCAGAAAAAGACTGGTAG
- a CDS encoding DUF4097 domain-containing protein: protein MKNLVASLLLFLALHRTLFGGSLSDERTDIERTFFVQPGGSLQISISAGDIVVSVRDDNVVSIRAVGIDEDESNALKIAQSGNTVSVSYRPQRSSWPSRPSRLLRFEVSVPVMFNLELKSLAGDILLGETLLGSVRASSNYGDIRLHTVKGNVDLSATSGSISLEEAQGDGYVKTSGGDVRIGKVGGRLDVSTSGGTVRIGTAGNKLHVKTLGGHIYIDSVQGDAFLNTSGGDIRVQAAYSDLSASTSGGHITVKRATGKVDVKTSSGSIRLENIAGTISAHATAGNIYAELLPNAAGHSFLSTTFGDIELRVPESAKATIEAQVRDNSLSLSRLPYLHTLHRLREIDAFIQELRALRNSTDIDEHSLVIRFDTTIKLPLVRSGRIVDSLITGSAVIVRPNHFAHSSVLVIDSLRLKPVLITTPEGFGGSTIVVSIDSLRYVLTAGQLGALQKYLVKARAAQLDSLARAGGNSRSKASRILSDFEAQRTNGIDGSDDELTITLNGGGALISLQASQGKIRIKKLKR from the coding sequence ATGAAGAATCTGGTTGCATCGCTGCTGCTTTTTTTAGCGCTTCATCGCACGCTATTTGGCGGGTCGCTCTCAGACGAGCGCACTGACATTGAACGCACATTCTTCGTTCAGCCCGGTGGGTCTCTGCAAATTTCCATTAGCGCTGGGGATATCGTGGTCTCGGTGAGAGACGACAATGTGGTCTCAATACGCGCAGTGGGCATCGACGAGGACGAGAGCAACGCTCTCAAAATAGCTCAGAGCGGTAATACTGTAAGTGTCAGTTACCGTCCTCAACGCTCCAGTTGGCCGAGCCGCCCGAGTCGTCTTCTCCGCTTTGAAGTCAGCGTGCCTGTCATGTTCAACCTCGAGCTCAAATCACTGGCTGGCGATATTTTGCTTGGAGAGACACTTCTTGGTTCTGTGCGCGCCTCGAGCAACTATGGGGATATTCGCCTACACACGGTGAAAGGCAACGTTGACCTTTCTGCCACCAGCGGTTCTATCTCTCTTGAAGAAGCCCAAGGCGACGGATATGTAAAAACTTCAGGCGGCGATGTTCGCATCGGCAAAGTCGGTGGTCGTTTAGATGTCAGCACCTCAGGCGGCACAGTGCGTATTGGCACAGCTGGCAACAAATTGCATGTCAAAACCTTAGGGGGACACATCTATATAGATTCTGTTCAGGGCGATGCATTTCTGAACACCTCTGGTGGCGATATTCGCGTGCAAGCCGCCTATTCTGACCTGAGTGCTTCTACCTCTGGCGGTCACATCACAGTGAAACGCGCCACTGGTAAAGTAGATGTGAAAACCAGCAGCGGCTCTATTCGTTTGGAAAATATTGCTGGGACAATTTCAGCTCACGCCACTGCAGGCAACATCTACGCAGAACTTCTCCCCAATGCGGCTGGACACAGCTTCCTAAGCACCACATTTGGCGACATTGAGCTTCGCGTGCCTGAATCAGCAAAAGCGACTATTGAAGCACAAGTACGAGACAACTCACTATCTTTGTCTCGCTTACCTTACCTCCATACGCTCCATCGCCTGCGAGAAATTGATGCATTCATTCAAGAGCTGCGCGCACTTCGCAACTCAACAGACATCGATGAACACAGCCTCGTGATTCGCTTTGACACAACTATTAAACTTCCTTTAGTACGATCAGGGCGCATTGTGGATAGTCTTATTACGGGCTCTGCAGTAATTGTGCGACCCAATCACTTTGCACACAGCTCTGTTCTTGTCATTGACAGCCTGCGTCTAAAACCTGTTTTGATTACCACGCCAGAAGGCTTTGGTGGTTCAACAATTGTTGTTAGCATTGACAGCCTTCGCTATGTCCTCACTGCTGGTCAACTCGGCGCGCTGCAAAAATACTTGGTAAAGGCACGCGCTGCTCAACTTGATTCGCTCGCTCGAGCTGGGGGCAACAGCCGCAGCAAAGCCAGCCGCATTCTTTCAGACTTTGAGGCTCAAAGAACAAATGGTATAGACGGCTCTGATGATGAACTCACCATCACGCTCAACGGTGGCGGTGCACTGATTTCACTGCAAGCATCGCAGGGCAAAATCCGTATCAAGAAACTAAAGCGGTGA